TTATTAGAGCCCACTATTGGTAAAGCTGGTGATGTCTTATTAAACAGATACTCATTTTTAGGTGTCTCACAAAAATCATTTTGAGGATCTATAATCATTAAATTTAGTTTTGTCATATTTAGTTATCTTTAGTTTTTTTATTTTTTTCAAATTTGAATTCTATTTTTCCATGATTTAATGTTAGATATGCTTTAAATTTCCTCTTGGTTCTCGCCGAAATAAAACCATCAAGTAGGCTTGTAGATCCTATAGTTAATAGTTTAATAATTTGATCATTAGATATTTCCTGATGTAATATATTCTTATTTATGCGAAAATCACATTTTTTTTGTTCATTAATATTATTTGAGCAGATGTAACTGTTGTTATTTTCAAATACACTCCCAGAACATTTTGGACAATTTCCTAATGTTTCCTGTTCTGATATATTAGCGATATCATTATCATTATTCTGCCCAAAATCAAACTCTAATTTCCAGTCATTATTTATATATAAAGTTGCAGAGAAAGATCTAAATGATTTGCTAACAAAGTTATCCAAGGGGCCTATTTTTTTGTTTTTTAATAAATACTCAACCTCTTGTAATTCAAAAGTTCTACTACCGGGATGTTTACTTATTGAAAAATCACATTGTAGGCAACAATATCTACGGTAATTTTCAGCAAATTTGCCTCCGCATTTTGGACAAGGATTCTCAAAAGTAACGTAATCTCCTGGAACATTATTATTTTCATATTCTTTTGTTTTTTTTACTATATTTTTTGTCATGTCAACTATTTCATTCATAAAAATAGAACTCTCCAGCTTATTTTGTTCTATTTTTTTTAGTTTTTGTTCCCATTCTCCTGTTAATTCTGGGGATGTTAGTTCTTTTATATTTAGCCCCGATAGTAATGTCATTAATTGATTTGCCTTTGCTGTCGGTATTAATTCTTTTCCAAAACGACGTAAATATTGCTCACTTATAAGACCTTCAATTATAGATGCTCTTGTTGCTGGAGTACCTAATCCTCTTTCAGATATTGCTTCTCTTAATTCCTCGTCTTCTATTAGTTTTCCAGCTCCTTCCATTGCTGATAGTATGGAGGCTTCATTGTAACGTGCTGGTGGTTTTGTGGTTAGATCTTTTATGATAACTGATTTATTGGTAACTATTTCGTTGTCAATTATTCTAACTAGGTCAATATCTGTATTTTGGTTATCTTTATTGTAGACTGACAACCACCCAGGATTAGTTAGTATTTTTCCTTCTGTTTTAAATTTATGTTCATTAACTTCAGTAGTCCTTATAGTATTTAAATATTCAGCTGCTGGAAAAAAAACAGCAAGGAATCTTTTTAGTACCATAACGTATATTTTTACTTCTAATTCACTTAATTTATTTGGGATTTGTAGAGTGGGTACTATTGCAAAGTGGTCAGAAATTTTTTTATTGTTAAAAACTCTTTGATTTAATTTTACCCATTGATTTTGAGTAATTTGTCCTGCGCAGTTTGATATAATATTATCTACTATTTCAGTATTGGTGCTATATATCAACTTAATAGTATCTTTAACTGTTGTTATATAATCTTCTGGCAAATGGCGTGAATCTGTCCTTGGATATGTTAGTGCTTTGTGTTTTTCATATAAAGATTGAGCGAGATTAAGAGTTGTTTTAGCAGAAAGACCAAACCTGATATTAGCCTCCCTTTGTAGTGAAGTAAGATCGTATAGACTTGGAGATAATTGGGTAGATTTTTTAGACTTATCGTAAACAAACCCAGTAGTATTTTCACATTCTCTCTTTATTCTAGAAGCTTCTTCATAAGACCATATCCTTGATTCTCTTTTTTCTGGATCATTATCATTCTTTTTAAAAGAACTATTAACCCACTTAGCATCATAGGACCCGTTTTTTGATTCAAAAGTAGCTACTAGTTCCCAATAATCTTGAGATATGAAATTTTTTATTTGTTTCTCACGTTTGCTAACTATAGTAAGAGTAGGAGTTTGAACTCTACCAACAGTAGTTTTAAAAAAACCTCCATCTTTACTATTAAATGCTGTCATTGCTCTGGTACCGTTAATCCCAATTAACCAGTCAGCTTCAGCCCTGGAACGAGCAGCATGCTCAAGAGATTTTAGTTGCTCATCAGTTCTTAGATTTTTAAATGCATCTTGTATTGCATCTTTAGTCATAGACTGTAACCATAAGCGATAGACTTGTTTTTTTGTTTTAGAAAACTCTATAATGTACCTGAATATTAGTTCTCCTTCTCTTCCTGCATCACAGGCATTAATTATTGATTTGATATCTTTTCGTTTGATGCTTCTGTTCAGTAGTTTTAAACGTTCAGAAGCTCTTTTATCAATAGGAATTAGTTCGAATTTATTAGGTATTATAGGTAAGCTAGAGAGGTTCCACTTACCTTTAGATGGCTCATTTGATGCTGATAGAGTTAGTAGGTGCCCTATGCTTGATGTAATCACATAGTCTTCATTTTCATAAAACTCATTATTCTTCTTAAAGCCCCCCAAGGCTTTTGATATATCATTTGCAACAGATGGTTTTTCTGCAATTATCAGCTGTTTATCCATATTTTTTAAGATGTTTTCGTAAGTAATTAGGCGTATATTGTATACTTTATTATTTGATTTATTATATTAAGGATGTTTTTAAATAAATTGTCAATTGTCTAGTGGTTTATATAGTAGTACCACATTGATCTTATATATGATCTTTTATCAACAGTTTTAATTTTGGTGGTTATTTATATGGAATTAA
The genomic region above belongs to Candidatus Kinetoplastibacterium blastocrithidii (ex Strigomonas culicis) and contains:
- a CDS encoding DNA topoisomerase III; its protein translation is MDKQLIIAEKPSVANDISKALGGFKKNNEFYENEDYVITSSIGHLLTLSASNEPSKGKWNLSSLPIIPNKFELIPIDKRASERLKLLNRSIKRKDIKSIINACDAGREGELIFRYIIEFSKTKKQVYRLWLQSMTKDAIQDAFKNLRTDEQLKSLEHAARSRAEADWLIGINGTRAMTAFNSKDGGFFKTTVGRVQTPTLTIVSKREKQIKNFISQDYWELVATFESKNGSYDAKWVNSSFKKNDNDPEKRESRIWSYEEASRIKRECENTTGFVYDKSKKSTQLSPSLYDLTSLQREANIRFGLSAKTTLNLAQSLYEKHKALTYPRTDSRHLPEDYITTVKDTIKLIYSTNTEIVDNIISNCAGQITQNQWVKLNQRVFNNKKISDHFAIVPTLQIPNKLSELEVKIYVMVLKRFLAVFFPAAEYLNTIRTTEVNEHKFKTEGKILTNPGWLSVYNKDNQNTDIDLVRIIDNEIVTNKSVIIKDLTTKPPARYNEASILSAMEGAGKLIEDEELREAISERGLGTPATRASIIEGLISEQYLRRFGKELIPTAKANQLMTLLSGLNIKELTSPELTGEWEQKLKKIEQNKLESSIFMNEIVDMTKNIVKKTKEYENNNVPGDYVTFENPCPKCGGKFAENYRRYCCLQCDFSISKHPGSRTFELQEVEYLLKNKKIGPLDNFVSKSFRSFSATLYINNDWKLEFDFGQNNDNDIANISEQETLGNCPKCSGSVFENNNSYICSNNINEQKKCDFRINKNILHQEISNDQIIKLLTIGSTSLLDGFISARTKRKFKAYLTLNHGKIEFKFEKNKKTKDN